One genomic window of Trichlorobacter lovleyi includes the following:
- a CDS encoding IS4 family transposase — translation MAHNNTVINQVVRFFKRHEFETLARRHHVGQQFRSFSRWSQFTAMLVGQLTGRKSLRDLVDNLKVQGHKLYHLGTKDVPRSTLARVNEEQPHQLYKELFHKLLGRCQAIAPKNRFKLDAKLYLLDATVINLCLKVFPWASYQKTKGAIKLHVGLSADGYLPEFFDVTTGKEHEINWARMLKLPTGSFVVFDRGYTDYNWYQSLMDSGIFFVARLKDNALVEYFKKRPGRRSQGVLADQKISLKGVKGSLRLVHFVADDGNEYRFVTNADHIPAALVAELYKERWQIELFFKWIKQNLKIKAFYGTSENAVLTQIWIALCVYLVLAWLKFMSKINITMQQMLRLLQLNLFERRDLESLFKPTKALPNPQLALL, via the coding sequence GTGGCACATAATAACACAGTCATTAACCAAGTTGTTCGTTTTTTCAAGAGACATGAATTTGAGACCCTCGCCCGCAGGCATCACGTCGGGCAGCAATTTCGCTCTTTTTCACGCTGGAGCCAGTTCACCGCCATGCTGGTTGGTCAGCTGACGGGTCGTAAAAGCCTGCGTGATCTGGTTGATAATCTCAAGGTTCAGGGGCATAAGCTCTACCATCTGGGTACCAAGGATGTACCCCGTTCAACACTGGCTCGGGTAAATGAAGAGCAGCCACACCAGTTGTACAAAGAGCTCTTTCACAAACTGCTGGGCCGTTGCCAGGCCATTGCGCCAAAAAACCGGTTCAAGCTGGACGCCAAGCTGTACCTGCTGGATGCCACCGTCATCAACCTCTGCCTGAAGGTGTTTCCCTGGGCCAGCTACCAGAAGACCAAGGGAGCCATCAAGCTGCATGTCGGTCTTTCCGCTGACGGCTATCTGCCGGAGTTTTTCGATGTCACCACCGGCAAAGAGCATGAGATCAACTGGGCCAGAATGCTCAAACTGCCCACCGGCTCCTTTGTTGTCTTCGACCGTGGTTACACCGACTACAACTGGTATCAGTCCCTGATGGACAGCGGCATCTTCTTTGTAGCCCGGCTCAAGGACAACGCCCTGGTTGAGTACTTTAAGAAGCGTCCGGGTCGCAGATCACAGGGTGTACTTGCCGATCAGAAGATCAGCCTGAAAGGAGTCAAGGGCAGCCTTCGTCTGGTTCACTTTGTGGCTGATGATGGCAACGAGTACCGCTTCGTCACCAATGCCGACCACATCCCTGCGGCACTGGTGGCCGAATTATACAAGGAACGCTGGCAGATTGAGCTGTTCTTCAAGTGGATTAAGCAGAACCTGAAGATCAAGGCGTTTTACGGCACCTCGGAGAATGCCGTGCTGACGCAAATCTGGATAGCGCTATGCGTGTACCTGGTGCTGGCCTGGCTGAAGTTCATGTCAAAGATCAACATCACGATGCAGCAGATGTTACGGTTATTACAGCTCAATCTGTTCGAACGAAGAGACCTGGAAAGCTTATTCAAACCAACGAAAGCATTGCCAAATCCTCAACTGGCGCTGCTTTAA